Genomic DNA from Candidatus Cloacimonadota bacterium:
ATGAAATAGTGCGACATGTAATTAAACCAATTTGCAAAGAAATGATGGACGATGAAACGATTGTTCATGTAAATCCTACAGGTGAATTTATCATTGGTGGACCGCAAGCAGATGCAGGTCTCACAGGTAGAAAAATAATTGTTGATACTTACGGTGGGATGGGAAGACACGGTGGGGGAGCCTTTTCCGGAAAAGATCCTTCCAAAGTGGATAGAAGTGCTGCCTACGCCGCAAGGTATATTGCCAAAAATATTGTTGCTGCCGGAATTGCCGACAGGTTCGAAATTGAATTATCCTACGCAATTGGTGTGGCTGAACCTTTAAGCATTTGGGTAAATACTTTCGGAACAGAAAAGATTAAGAAAGAAAAAATCATAGAAATTGTGCGTGAACATTTTCCCTTAACTCCGGAAGCAATAATTTCTCATTTGAAATTAAAACGACCAATATATGAAATAACTGCTTCATATGGTCATTTTGGTAGAAATGAAGAAACTTTTACTTGGGAAAAAACAGATAAATTAGATGTTTTGAAAAAATATTTATAAAAGAAAAACGGAAAGGGGAAAAAGGAGAGCCGTAACAGATCTCCTATTTTCTATTTTCCGTGTAAGGTAAACATGACAAAACATATTGCAGAAAATATAGTTGTTGGAAAAGATACAGAATTCGGGAAAAATGTTATCATTGAAGAAAATGTAGAAATTGGAATCGGGTGTATGATCGGGCATAATGTTGTGATTCATGCTGGAAGTAAAATCGGAAATAATGTAAGAATTGATGATAATACAATTATCGGAAAGAACCCGCTATATTCTCCGAGAAGTATCTTCAAAATAAAGAAATATACCCCCACCGAAATTGATGACGATTGTCTAATTGGTGGGAATGTAATCATTTATGTTGGTTGTTCGATAGGGAAAAAAAATCTAATCGCAGATATGGCTACAATTCGAGAGAATGTGAAGATCGGTGATTTGAACATAATCGGCAGGAATGTGGCAATAGAAAATTATGTAAAAATAGGCAATCGGTGTAAGTTTGAAACCAATGTTTACATTACAGCCTACTCGGAGATTGAAGACTATTGTTTTGTTGCTCCCTGCGTAGCAACCAGCAATGATAATTATATGGCTCGCAACAAGGAAAG
This window encodes:
- a CDS encoding DapH/DapD/GlmU-related protein — translated: MTKHIAENIVVGKDTEFGKNVIIEENVEIGIGCMIGHNVVIHAGSKIGNNVRIDDNTIIGKNPLYSPRSIFKIKKYTPTEIDDDCLIGGNVIIYVGCSIGKKNLIADMATIRENVKIGDLNIIGRNVAIENYVKIGNRCKFETNVYITAYSEIEDYCFVAPCVATSNDNYMARNKERYEHFKGITIKKGGRIGVNATILPGKIINEDGMVAAGAIVTKDVPKGKIVIGFPAKVYKDVSEKQLLKNNMDKK